One region of Rhodocaloribacter litoris genomic DNA includes:
- a CDS encoding RNA polymerase sigma-70 factor has protein sequence MQSISEDQFRAWSDGLRRSDRAAYASVFDATYDALFRFAWYITHDQEACYDILQDVYAKLWRIREQIDPDRSLKALLYQMVRNYALNHERQKRRHATTPLDGLPVEPSTPERVEEDLDAAALQNRLHAWIAEMPERRRLAFSLSRFEGLSHEEIAERMNLAPKTVNNHIVLALQYLRERLQEYRAQSESLRT, from the coding sequence ATGCAATCCATTTCGGAGGACCAGTTTCGTGCCTGGAGCGACGGGTTACGCCGCTCCGACCGTGCGGCCTATGCCTCCGTCTTTGATGCAACGTACGACGCGCTCTTTCGCTTCGCCTGGTACATCACCCACGACCAGGAGGCCTGCTACGACATCCTGCAGGACGTATATGCCAAGCTGTGGCGTATCCGGGAACAGATCGACCCGGATCGCTCCCTCAAGGCCCTCCTGTACCAGATGGTGCGAAACTACGCGCTCAACCACGAACGCCAGAAAAGACGACACGCGACCACGCCGCTCGACGGCCTGCCGGTGGAACCGTCGACGCCGGAACGGGTCGAGGAGGACCTCGACGCCGCCGCGTTGCAAAACCGGCTACACGCGTGGATCGCGGAGATGCCGGAACGCCGGCGCCTGGCTTTCTCGCTGAGCCGTTTCGAAGGACTCAGCCACGAAGAGATCGCCGAGCGCATGAACCTGGCGCCCAAGACGGTCAACAACCACATTGTCCTCGCTTTGCAATACCTGCGTGAGCGGCTGCAGGAATACCGCGCGCAAAGCGAGAGCCTGCGAACGTGA